CTTCTTCCTACCTATCACCCTGCGTTTCTTCTGCGCAATCCTGCCAAGAAGCGCGATGTCTGGGAAGATATCCAAAAGGTTCAGGCAGCCTATGAAAAGGTCTAGAGATATCCTCATAGCCTTCGTATTTGCCATTGTGTTTTTCGGGGCTTTTCCGCCTATCATTGAAGGTGGCGAGGGAGAGGTCTATGTGGCCAAGGTCTCAGGCACTATCAATCCGGGCCTTGCAGAGTATCTCATCAGGAGCATGGAAACAGCCTCAAGAGAAGGAGCGGGTTGCTTCGTGATCCAGATTGATACTCCGGGCGGATTGGCCCTTTCCATGCGATCCATTGTCATGGCCATATTGTCATCGGAAATCCCGATAGTCGTATATGTCTCACCAAGCGGGGCGCGGGCGGCATCGGCAGGCGTGATGATTACCATGGCAGCCGACATTGCTGCCATGGCTCCGGGTACCAATATTGGCGCGGCCCATCCGGTCAACCTCGGGCAAAAGAAGATGGACAAGACCATGGCCGAAAAAGTTGTCAATGACATGGTGGCCTATATAAAAACCATTGCAGAAAAAAAGGGGCGCAACAGCGAATGGGCTGAAAAGGCGGTTCGCGAAAGTGTCTCTGTGACAGAGAAGGAGGCCTTAGAGCTTAACGTGATTGACCTGATCGCAGAGGATCTTGACGATCTTCTTGAGAAGATTGACGGTCGAGAATTAAAAGGCAAGGAAACAATACACACCAAAGGTGTAAAAAGGGTGTCCCTTGCAGAAAGCCTCAGAGACAAGATACTTAAGACTTTAAGCGATCCCAACATTGCCTACATCCTTATGATGATCGGGCTTGCCGGCCTCTATTTTGAGCTGTCCCATCCTGGCGCTATTTTTCCAGGGGTGATCGGCGCCATGTCTCTGATTCTGGCCTTCTTTGCCTTTCAGACAGTTCCGGTAAATTACGCAGGAATCTTGCTCATTGCCCTTGCCCTTGTCCTGTTTATCCTTGAAATGAAGGTGACGAGCTATGGTCTTCTTAGCATTGGGGGAATCATCTGTTTCTTCTTAGGATCTCTTATGCTCTTTGAAAGCACCGGGTCTGCAATGCGTTTGTCATGGCGGGTCCTGAGTCCAACGGTTGTCATGGTATCCGGCTTT
This is a stretch of genomic DNA from Deltaproteobacteria bacterium. It encodes these proteins:
- a CDS encoding nodulation protein NfeD gives rise to the protein MKRSRDILIAFVFAIVFFGAFPPIIEGGEGEVYVAKVSGTINPGLAEYLIRSMETASREGAGCFVIQIDTPGGLALSMRSIVMAILSSEIPIVVYVSPSGARAASAGVMITMAADIAAMAPGTNIGAAHPVNLGQKKMDKTMAEKVVNDMVAYIKTIAEKKGRNSEWAEKAVRESVSVTEKEALELNVIDLIAEDLDDLLEKIDGRELKGKETIHTKGVKRVSLAESLRDKILKTLSDPNIAYILMMIGLAGLYFELSHPGAIFPGVIGAMSLILAFFAFQTVPVNYAGILLIALALVLFILEMKVTSYGLLSIGGIICFFLGSLMLFESTGSAMRLSWRVLSPTVVMVSGFFVAVAGLVFRSQISKPKTGQRGLVGDIGIAKSRLEPQGKVFVHGELWNAVAGENIEAGARVRVVGVDRLLLTVEEVK